A genomic segment from Nodularia sphaerocarpa UHCC 0038 encodes:
- the miaB gene encoding tRNA (N6-isopentenyl adenosine(37)-C2)-methylthiotransferase MiaB: MTTSNRHYHIITFGCQMNKADSERMAGILEDMGFKWSEDPNDADLILYNTCTIRDNAEHKVYSYLGRQAKRKQQEPGLTLIVAGCVAQQEGEALLRRVPELDLVMGPQHANRLQDLLTSVLNGNQVVATESVHIMEDITQPRRDSSVTAWVNIIYGCNERCTYCVVPNVRGVEQSRTPEAIRAEMEELGRQGYKEITLLGQNIDAYGRDLPGTTPEGRNLHNFTDLLYYVHDIPGIERLRFATSHPRYFTERLIQACAELPKVCEHFHIPFQSGDNELLKAMSRGYTQEKYRRIIDTIRHYMPDASISGDAIVGFPGETEAQFENTLKLVEDIGFDLLNTAAYSPRPGTPAALWTNQLSEEVKSDRLQRLNHLVNVKASERSQRYMGRIEDVLVEDQNSKDPTQVMGRTSGNRLTFFTGDINQLKGKIVKVKITEVRAFSLTGEPVEVRQAVPV, translated from the coding sequence ATGACTACTTCTAATCGCCATTACCACATTATTACCTTCGGTTGCCAAATGAATAAAGCCGACTCAGAGCGCATGGCTGGCATTTTAGAAGACATGGGCTTTAAATGGTCGGAAGACCCCAATGATGCAGATTTGATTCTCTATAATACCTGCACAATTCGGGATAACGCCGAACACAAGGTGTATTCTTACCTCGGTAGACAAGCCAAACGCAAACAACAAGAACCTGGCTTAACGCTGATTGTTGCTGGTTGTGTTGCCCAGCAGGAAGGAGAAGCTTTATTACGACGAGTCCCAGAATTGGACTTGGTAATGGGACCACAACACGCCAACCGTCTCCAAGATTTGCTGACATCAGTTTTAAATGGGAATCAAGTTGTGGCCACTGAGTCGGTTCACATCATGGAAGATATTACTCAGCCCAGACGAGATAGCAGTGTGACTGCTTGGGTGAATATCATTTATGGCTGTAATGAACGCTGCACTTATTGCGTGGTTCCTAATGTCCGTGGTGTAGAACAATCTCGCACCCCAGAAGCCATCCGTGCCGAAATGGAAGAACTGGGACGACAAGGTTACAAGGAAATTACCCTTCTCGGTCAAAACATTGACGCTTACGGTCGAGATTTGCCAGGGACAACTCCAGAAGGTCGCAATTTACATAATTTTACTGATTTACTCTACTATGTCCATGATATTCCCGGCATTGAACGGTTAAGATTTGCTACTAGTCATCCCCGTTATTTTACGGAAAGATTAATTCAGGCTTGTGCCGAGTTACCGAAAGTGTGTGAACACTTTCACATTCCTTTTCAATCAGGGGATAATGAACTGTTGAAAGCAATGTCACGGGGTTATACTCAGGAGAAATATCGCCGGATTATTGATACGATTCGGCATTATATGCCTGATGCTTCCATTAGTGGCGATGCAATTGTGGGTTTTCCTGGAGAGACAGAAGCACAGTTTGAAAATACCCTGAAGTTGGTAGAGGATATTGGCTTTGATTTGTTGAATACAGCCGCATATTCCCCTCGTCCAGGTACACCCGCAGCTTTGTGGACAAATCAACTCAGTGAAGAAGTTAAGAGCGATCGCCTCCAAAGATTAAACCATTTAGTTAACGTTAAAGCATCCGAGCGATCGCAGCGTTACATGGGACGTATTGAAGATGTCTTAGTCGAAGACCAAAACTCCAAAGATCCCACCCAAGTCATGGGACGCACTAGCGGTAATCGTTTGACTTTCTTTACAGGCGACATTAACCAATTAAAAGGGAAAATTGTCAAGGTAAAAATTACTGAAGTTAGAGCTTTTAGTTTAACTGGTGAACCCGTAGAAGTGCGGCAAGCAGTGCCAGTGTAA
- a CDS encoding TIGR00300 family protein, whose protein sequence is MTSLIRFLMCAPDHYDVDYVINPWMEGNIHKSSRDRAVEQWEKLHHILKQHAIVDLVPPQIGWPDMVFTANAGLVLGKNVVLSRFLHKERQGEEPFFQNWFEENGYTVNLLPKDLPFEGAGDALLDREGRWLWAGYGFRSELDSHPYLAKWLDIEVLSLRLIDERFYHLDTCFCPLANGYLLYYPGAFDAYSNRLIEMRVAPEKRIAITEADAVNFACNTVNVESIVIMNKASNTLKTRLADFGFRVIETPLTEFLKAGGAAKCLTLRVTEPIDTEIHANVSVESRVIRMEGHLLDSGLINQALDLIVDTGGSFQVMNFNLGEQRQSTSAAEVRVSAPSHGVMEEIISQLIDLGAVDLPQDERDAKLQPVIQAGVAPDDFYVSTIYPTEVRINGEWVRVQNQRMDGAIAITQTANGLVAKCKLLRDLEIGDRVIVDVLGIRTIRKTESREQRNSQEFSFMSSGVSSERRVEIVVEQVAWELRKIRDAGGKVVVTAGPVVIHTGGGEHLAQLIREGYVQALLGGNAIAVHDIEQNMMGTSLGVDMKRGVAVRGGHRHHLKAINIIRRYGSIAKAVEAGVVKNGVMYECVSNNIPFSLAGSIRDDGPLPDTQTDLIKAQEEYAKLIEGAEMILMLSSMLHSIGVGNMTPAGVKMVCVDINPAVVTKLSDRGSVESVGVVTDVGLFLSLLIQQLEKLTNPYVASVG, encoded by the coding sequence ATGACTTCCTTGATTCGCTTCTTAATGTGCGCCCCTGACCACTACGATGTAGACTATGTAATTAATCCCTGGATGGAAGGGAATATTCACAAGTCTTCGCGCGATCGCGCCGTGGAACAGTGGGAAAAACTGCACCACATCCTCAAACAACACGCCATTGTCGATTTAGTACCGCCCCAGATTGGTTGGCCTGACATGGTGTTTACCGCCAACGCTGGTTTAGTCTTGGGAAAAAATGTTGTCCTGAGTCGATTTCTCCACAAAGAACGTCAGGGAGAAGAGCCTTTCTTTCAAAACTGGTTTGAGGAAAACGGTTACACGGTGAATTTACTCCCGAAAGACTTACCCTTTGAAGGTGCTGGAGATGCACTTTTAGATCGGGAAGGACGTTGGTTATGGGCTGGTTATGGTTTTCGCTCAGAATTAGATTCTCACCCTTATTTAGCTAAATGGTTAGATATTGAGGTGCTGTCCCTGCGCTTAATTGATGAGCGCTTCTATCACCTAGATACCTGCTTCTGTCCTTTGGCTAACGGCTATTTATTGTATTATCCCGGCGCTTTTGATGCTTATTCTAACCGCTTAATAGAAATGCGAGTTGCGCCAGAAAAGCGGATCGCAATTACCGAAGCTGATGCTGTCAACTTCGCCTGTAATACGGTGAATGTGGAAAGCATCGTGATTATGAACAAAGCCAGCAATACTTTAAAAACACGTTTAGCAGATTTTGGTTTCCGAGTTATTGAAACCCCTTTGACAGAATTCCTCAAAGCCGGTGGTGCTGCTAAATGTCTCACACTCAGAGTCACGGAACCAATAGATACAGAAATTCATGCGAATGTCTCGGTCGAAAGTCGCGTGATTCGCATGGAAGGTCATTTGCTGGACTCTGGTTTGATTAACCAAGCTCTAGATTTGATTGTGGATACTGGCGGAAGTTTCCAAGTGATGAATTTTAACTTGGGAGAACAACGCCAAAGTACATCTGCGGCTGAGGTGCGAGTGTCAGCGCCTTCTCATGGAGTGATGGAAGAAATCATCTCGCAGTTAATTGATTTGGGTGCTGTCGATTTACCCCAAGATGAACGAGATGCTAAATTACAGCCTGTAATTCAAGCTGGTGTCGCTCCTGATGATTTCTATGTGAGTACGATTTATCCTACGGAAGTGCGGATTAATGGTGAATGGGTAAGGGTGCAGAATCAGCGCATGGATGGCGCGATCGCCATTACTCAAACTGCCAATGGTTTAGTCGCTAAGTGTAAACTGTTACGTGACTTAGAAATTGGTGACAGAGTAATTGTAGATGTACTCGGTATCCGGACTATCCGTAAAACTGAATCCCGCGAACAGCGTAATTCTCAAGAATTTAGCTTTATGTCCTCTGGGGTTTCCAGCGAAAGACGTGTGGAAATTGTGGTGGAACAAGTGGCTTGGGAATTACGTAAAATTAGGGATGCTGGCGGTAAAGTAGTTGTCACTGCGGGTCCTGTGGTGATTCACACTGGCGGCGGCGAACATTTGGCGCAACTAATTCGGGAAGGATATGTACAGGCGCTCTTGGGTGGGAATGCGATCGCAGTCCATGACATTGAGCAAAATATGATGGGGACTTCCCTCGGTGTGGACATGAAGCGGGGTGTCGCCGTGCGGGGTGGGCATCGCCATCACCTTAAAGCCATCAATATTATCCGCCGTTATGGCAGCATTGCCAAGGCTGTGGAAGCGGGTGTGGTTAAAAATGGTGTGATGTATGAATGTGTATCTAATAATATACCTTTCAGCCTCGCTGGTTCGATTAGGGATGATGGCCCTTTGCCTGATACCCAAACGGATTTGATTAAGGCACAGGAGGAATACGCCAAGCTGATTGAGGGTGCGGAGATGATTTTGATGCTGTCCTCAATGCTACACTCGATTGGGGTGGGAAATATGACTCCGGCTGGGGTGAAGATGGTCTGTGTAGATATTAATCCAGCTGTGGTGACTAAGTTAAGCGATCGCGGTTCTGTGGAATCGGTGGGTGTGGTTACTGATGTGGGTTTGTTCCTCAGTCTGTTGATTCAGCAGTTGGAAAAGTTGACAAATCCTTATGTTGCTAGTGTAGGTTAA
- a CDS encoding DUF2085 domain-containing protein, translated as MKRVVFQEDLQVNWVSFIADFLLVGMVFGPPIAPFLAASDVSLLGRIADIIYFMGNHVCPQPDMGLDLAPPFIMAVCMRCYGTVSGLLFTRLLYGVTGGKGFYWLSQYGWNGAALASVLMMAYPLELAAQVFGLWDFNNYLVTPFGLITGLAWGLFTMPIFHQSQHNHLYKI; from the coding sequence ATGAAGAGAGTAGTTTTTCAGGAAGATTTGCAGGTTAATTGGGTGAGTTTTATTGCTGATTTCCTGTTGGTGGGGATGGTTTTTGGTCCACCTATTGCTCCTTTTTTGGCTGCGTCTGATGTGTCTTTGCTGGGTAGGATTGCGGACATTATTTATTTCATGGGTAATCATGTCTGTCCGCAACCTGATATGGGTTTGGATTTAGCACCCCCGTTTATTATGGCTGTTTGTATGCGTTGCTATGGTACTGTTTCGGGGTTGCTATTTACTCGTTTGTTATATGGGGTAACTGGTGGTAAGGGTTTTTACTGGTTAAGTCAATATGGTTGGAATGGTGCGGCTTTGGCTAGTGTGTTAATGATGGCTTATCCTTTGGAATTGGCTGCACAAGTTTTTGGTTTATGGGATTTTAATAATTATTTGGTCACACCTTTTGGGTTAATTACTGGTTTGGCTTGGGGTTTATTTACTATGCCGATTTTTCATCAGTCGCAGCATAATCATTTGTATAAAATTTAA
- a CDS encoding vWA domain-containing protein: MINTSYDFDQAILPTGSSLKTNILLRFRADIAESPRRNLNLSLVIDRSGSMAGGALHHALKAAESVVDQLESNDILSVVVYDDEVNTVISPQPVTDKSELKKSIRKVRVGGITNLSGGWLKGCEYVKTQLDPQKINRVLLLTDGHANMGIVDPKVLTATSAKKAEEGITTTTLGFAQGFNEDLLIGMARAANGNFYFIQSIDDATEVFNIELDSLRAVVGQNLTVTLELADGVSLVDTLSLSTVSHNQAGQAVISLGELYEGEDKLLGLSLDISSPPVGDLPVMKLHYRADVVQDNVISSVSGTADVVAKVGTIEEAAAASSSHVILELSRLTIAKAKEIALDLAEHGRHEEAEQTLRILVKDLQDKGLNENFEIAEEIDQLEYFAGRIAQKALGNAGRKELRDQTYQTMTRNRSDLAGRGVTAGDEVYAIPVVNEVGSGVELRCVREGGKLRVKVVSEGYDTSKNVQFPRGIRAEGARYVVEGLELSSDRTFYRVCGDITRFAQAGVADTFANRRTTQRVSTGKASKGPASAADLETTDTVDHQVLVQCVKDGSKLRARVVSDGYEPDWNMRFPRSVREEGMLYVVDEVKTAPDGKSYIACGDIKRFVQPTINN; this comes from the coding sequence ATGATTAATACCAGTTACGACTTTGACCAAGCTATCCTACCTACAGGTTCTTCATTAAAAACAAATATTTTGCTGCGTTTTCGGGCTGATATTGCGGAATCTCCCCGACGTAACCTGAATCTTTCTTTGGTAATTGACCGTTCCGGCTCTATGGCTGGTGGTGCTTTGCATCACGCACTTAAAGCTGCTGAGTCTGTCGTGGATCAACTCGAATCAAATGATATTCTTTCAGTGGTGGTTTACGATGATGAAGTAAATACCGTTATTTCACCCCAACCTGTAACTGACAAGTCTGAACTGAAAAAATCCATCCGCAAAGTCAGAGTCGGCGGTATTACTAATTTATCTGGGGGTTGGCTCAAAGGTTGCGAATATGTGAAAACGCAACTTGATCCGCAAAAAATTAACCGTGTGCTTCTACTTACCGATGGTCACGCCAATATGGGTATTGTAGACCCCAAGGTGCTGACAGCGACATCAGCAAAAAAAGCTGAGGAAGGTATCACTACAACTACATTGGGATTTGCTCAAGGTTTTAATGAAGATTTGTTAATTGGTATGGCGAGAGCCGCCAATGGTAATTTCTACTTTATTCAAAGCATTGACGATGCAACGGAAGTTTTTAACATTGAGTTAGACAGTCTTAGAGCCGTGGTAGGTCAAAATCTGACAGTAACTCTGGAATTGGCTGATGGTGTTAGCCTCGTTGATACTTTAAGTTTATCTACAGTTAGTCACAATCAAGCTGGTCAAGCGGTGATTAGTTTGGGCGAACTTTACGAAGGGGAAGATAAACTTTTGGGGCTGAGTCTGGATATATCCTCACCACCAGTTGGTGATTTACCTGTAATGAAGCTGCATTACCGCGCTGATGTTGTCCAAGATAACGTGATTTCAAGTGTGTCAGGTACAGCCGATGTGGTCGCTAAAGTTGGTACTATCGAGGAAGCTGCGGCTGCGTCTTCGAGCCATGTTATCCTGGAACTGAGTCGCCTGACTATTGCTAAAGCTAAAGAAATAGCCCTTGATTTAGCTGAACATGGCAGACATGAGGAAGCTGAACAAACCCTGCGGATATTAGTCAAAGACCTTCAGGATAAAGGGTTAAATGAGAATTTTGAAATTGCTGAAGAGATAGATCAGCTAGAGTATTTCGCTGGTAGAATTGCTCAAAAAGCTTTGGGTAATGCGGGACGTAAAGAACTGCGAGACCAAACTTACCAGACAATGACACGCAATCGCAGTGATTTGGCGGGACGTGGTGTGACTGCTGGCGATGAAGTCTATGCAATCCCGGTGGTGAATGAAGTCGGTTCTGGGGTAGAACTGCGCTGTGTTCGCGAAGGTGGTAAATTGCGGGTTAAAGTTGTGTCTGAGGGTTACGATACCAGTAAGAATGTCCAGTTTCCGCGCGGGATTCGGGCTGAAGGCGCACGCTATGTGGTGGAAGGATTGGAATTGTCGAGCGATCGCACTTTTTACCGTGTCTGTGGAGACATTACTCGTTTTGCTCAAGCGGGTGTCGCAGATACTTTTGCTAACCGTAGAACTACGCAACGCGTTAGCACTGGTAAAGCTTCCAAAGGTCCGGCCAGTGCTGCTGACTTGGAAACAACTGATACTGTGGATCATCAGGTTTTAGTGCAGTGTGTCAAAGATGGTAGTAAGCTCAGAGCCAGGGTGGTTTCTGACGGTTATGAACCAGATTGGAATATGCGTTTTCCTCGTTCGGTGCGGGAAGAAGGAATGCTTTACGTTGTTGATGAGGTGAAGACAGCGCCTGATGGTAAGTCTTATATTGCTTGTGGGGATATTAAGCGTTTTGTGCAACCTACGATTAATAATTAG
- a CDS encoding energy transducer TonB encodes MSFSGITIEHRSQEVKALKTFLMYSLIGSLTLHIGVLASGIGSLLVRVPKEQYEPIELAIIDPIEEPPVEKPEKPPEIIPEKIKIPEPTKIVTSRVTPITPVKIEPTFSQPAVAPQQQQPTVTPPVPKVESFKAPPIPQPTQPTISQPTQPTISQPTQPTISQPTQPTISQPPPPTSPARQESVAKLESLLTSTSSSQSPIAVPQTNQASEQLRKTLSGLRDSRVTQTSNTVASGTGTSTTTTNNTNNNTNNNTRVQRSPVAVAPTAPKTPQINTAPQNNSSGNSRGSGNGRAACTQCSTNYPEFARRRGIEGKVEVAVDTDSQGNVTRARIVNSSGNSRLDEETLRQARNWKLKPSESGREGVSIATEFALEGSRRHRQLQERKKKEQEQARQRSRESAASSSTPTPTAKTPATNTTSKPTVRARREITPTAPAAPVTRPAAATPVRQPRQQNTAAGSSSRTSTTPTPSQSNVKDSLRRVKRQRTNPAPAPAAARPAPAPAPVAQPSTNRRPRPTASTPAPAPAPAPAPANSSSSSQNQLRNSLRRSREAAPSEPASEE; translated from the coding sequence ATGAGCTTTTCCGGCATTACTATCGAACATCGTTCCCAAGAAGTTAAAGCTCTCAAGACTTTCTTGATGTACAGTCTGATTGGTTCGTTAACGCTACACATCGGCGTACTAGCTTCTGGTATAGGTAGTTTGTTGGTGAGAGTGCCGAAAGAACAATATGAACCAATAGAGTTAGCAATTATCGATCCCATAGAAGAGCCGCCGGTGGAAAAACCAGAAAAACCACCGGAAATAATTCCCGAAAAAATTAAAATACCCGAACCTACCAAGATTGTTACGAGTAGAGTCACACCAATAACTCCGGTAAAAATTGAGCCAACATTTTCCCAGCCTGCTGTAGCACCGCAACAGCAGCAGCCAACGGTAACTCCACCAGTACCAAAGGTGGAGAGTTTTAAAGCTCCTCCGATTCCTCAGCCAACTCAACCAACAATTTCCCAGCCAACTCAACCAACAATTTCTCAGCCAACTCAACCAACAATTTCTCAGCCAACTCAACCAACAATTTCTCAGCCACCCCCACCAACAAGTCCTGCACGCCAGGAATCTGTAGCTAAGTTAGAATCTCTGTTGACTTCAACATCATCATCACAATCACCAATTGCAGTTCCTCAGACGAATCAAGCTAGTGAACAACTCAGAAAAACTTTAAGTGGATTAAGAGATTCCAGAGTCACTCAAACGAGTAATACAGTAGCTTCAGGTACGGGAACAAGTACCACTACAACTAATAATACAAATAATAATACAAATAATAATACAAGAGTACAGCGATCGCCTGTCGCAGTCGCACCCACTGCGCCCAAAACTCCACAGATAAACACAGCTCCGCAAAATAATAGTAGTGGTAATTCCAGAGGTTCAGGTAATGGTCGTGCAGCTTGTACTCAGTGCAGTACCAACTATCCAGAGTTTGCCAGACGGCGAGGCATTGAGGGAAAAGTAGAAGTAGCTGTTGATACAGATTCCCAAGGTAATGTCACCAGAGCGCGAATTGTGAACTCTAGTGGTAACAGCAGATTAGACGAAGAAACCTTGAGACAAGCGCGTAACTGGAAATTGAAGCCCTCAGAGAGTGGTAGAGAGGGAGTATCAATAGCAACAGAATTTGCTCTTGAAGGTTCACGGCGACACCGCCAACTCCAAGAACGGAAAAAGAAAGAACAAGAGCAAGCAAGACAGAGAAGCCGCGAGAGCGCAGCATCTAGTTCCACTCCCACACCCACTGCAAAGACTCCTGCTACCAACACCACCAGCAAACCTACAGTCAGAGCCAGACGAGAAATTACACCCACAGCCCCAGCAGCACCAGTCACCAGACCCGCAGCAGCAACCCCAGTCAGACAACCGCGCCAGCAAAACACCGCCGCAGGTTCATCATCTCGAACAAGTACGACTCCTACTCCTAGCCAGTCAAATGTCAAAGATTCTTTGCGTAGGGTGAAGCGTCAGCGAACCAATCCAGCACCAGCACCAGCAGCAGCACGACCAGCGCCAGCACCAGCACCAGTAGCGCAACCTAGTACAAATAGGCGGCCCCGTCCCACAGCCAGTACACCAGCACCAGCACCAGCACCAGCACCAGCACCAGCCAATAGCTCATCTTCTAGTCAAAATCAGTTGCGGAATTCATTACGCCGTAGTCGTGAAGCAGCTCCATCTGAGCCAGCAAGTGAGGAGTAG
- a CDS encoding AbrB/MazE/SpoVT family DNA-binding domain-containing protein, which produces MVANIAKWGNSLAIRIPQNLAKEIHLTEGSEVNLSVVDGNLVIKLKKPKRYSLEALIEQITPDNLHAEVDSGVAVGKEAW; this is translated from the coding sequence ATGGTTGCAAACATTGCCAAGTGGGGAAACAGCCTGGCTATTCGCATCCCACAAAATTTAGCCAAGGAGATTCATTTAACTGAAGGCTCCGAAGTCAATCTGAGTGTAGTAGATGGAAACTTGGTGATTAAGCTGAAAAAGCCTAAGCGGTACTCACTGGAAGCGCTGATTGAGCAAATCACCCCAGACAATCTCCATGCTGAAGTTGATAGTGGAGTTGCTGTGGGGAAAGAAGCTTGGTAA
- the mazF gene encoding endoribonuclease MazF → MVTPANSYIPSRGDIVYLDFDPTKGHEQRGHRPAFVISPQVYNEKTSLALLMPITKQQKGYPFEVILPSGLKTHGVILADQMKCLDWKARGVQFVESVPPEVTEEVQAKISPLLL, encoded by the coding sequence TTGGTAACGCCAGCAAATTCTTATATTCCTAGCCGGGGAGATATCGTTTACTTGGACTTTGATCCCACGAAAGGACATGAACAGAGGGGTCATAGACCTGCTTTTGTGATTTCTCCCCAGGTATATAACGAAAAAACTTCTTTGGCGTTATTGATGCCCATAACAAAGCAACAAAAGGGTTATCCTTTTGAAGTAATTCTACCCTCTGGGCTAAAAACTCATGGAGTCATTCTAGCAGACCAAATGAAGTGTCTAGACTGGAAAGCTCGTGGTGTTCAGTTTGTTGAATCTGTACCACCAGAAGTGACCGAAGAAGTGCAAGCAAAAATTTCGCCATTGCTTTTGTAA